A window of the Brassica napus cultivar Da-Ae chromosome C5, Da-Ae, whole genome shotgun sequence genome harbors these coding sequences:
- the LOC106365613 gene encoding histidine biosynthesis bifunctional protein hisIE, chloroplastic isoform X1 — protein sequence MAISYNALAQSLPGRSSFFVPKALCIKQRSRSTVVFASNDKNIIALQAKVDTLLDRIKWDEKGLAVAIAQNVDTGAVLMQGFANREALSTTLTSRKATFFSRSRSTLWTKGETSNNFINVLDVYLDCDRDSIIYLGTPDGPTCHTGAETCYYTSVLDQLNNDEASGEKLASTTLYSLESIISKRKEESTVPQEGKPSWTRRLLTDDALLCSKIREEADELCRTLEDKEEVSRTASEMADMLYHAMVLLSKRDVKFEDVLEVLRKRFSQSGIEEKQSRSK from the exons ATGGCGATATCTTACAATGCATTAGCACAGTCTCTGCCGGGGAGGAGTAGCTTCTTCGTCCCCAAAGCCTTGTGCATCAAGCAGAGAAGCAGATCCACTGTCGTATTCGCTTCTAATGACAAGAACATTATTGCTCTTCAAGCTAag GTAGATACTTTGTTGGACCGCATAAAATGGGATGAGAAAGGATTAGCTGTGGCTATTGCACAAAACGTTGACACTGGAGCAGTATTAATGCAAGGCTTTGCTAACCGAGAGGCTCTATCCACAACCCTCACTTCTCGTAAAGCTACGTTCTTCAGTCGATCAAGATCTACCTTATGGACTAAGGGAGAGACATCCAATAACTTCATCAATGTCCTCGATGTTTATCTTGACTGCGATCGTGATTCG ATAATTTACCTTGGAACACCTGATGGGCCTACTTGTCACACAGGGGCAGAGACTTGTTACTATACATCAGTTTTGGATCAATTAAACAATGATGAG GCTTCTGGAGAGAAGCTAGCATCAACAACATTGTACTCGCTAGAATCAATCATTTCAAAGAGGAAGGAGGAATCAACAGTTCCTCAAGAAGGCAAACCGTCATGGACCCGTCGGTTATTGACCGATGATGCTCTGCTTTGCTCAAAGATCAG GGAAGAAGCAGACGAGTTATGCAGAACGCTTGAGGATAAGGAGGAAGTATCAAGAACAGCATCAGAGATGGCGGATATGTTGTACCATGCGATGGTGCTTCTGTCTAAAAGGGATGTCAAGTTTGAAGATGTACTTGAAGTTCTTAGGAAACGCTTCTCTCAGTCTGGGATCGAGGAGAAGCAAAGCCGTTCAAAGTGA
- the LOC106365613 gene encoding histidine biosynthesis bifunctional protein hisIE, chloroplastic isoform X2: MSGKENREKVDTLLDRIKWDEKGLAVAIAQNVDTGAVLMQGFANREALSTTLTSRKATFFSRSRSTLWTKGETSNNFINVLDVYLDCDRDSIIYLGTPDGPTCHTGAETCYYTSVLDQLNNDEASGEKLASTTLYSLESIISKRKEESTVPQEGKPSWTRRLLTDDALLCSKIREEADELCRTLEDKEEVSRTASEMADMLYHAMVLLSKRDVKFEDVLEVLRKRFSQSGIEEKQSRSK; the protein is encoded by the exons ATGTCGGGtaaagaaaacagagagaag GTAGATACTTTGTTGGACCGCATAAAATGGGATGAGAAAGGATTAGCTGTGGCTATTGCACAAAACGTTGACACTGGAGCAGTATTAATGCAAGGCTTTGCTAACCGAGAGGCTCTATCCACAACCCTCACTTCTCGTAAAGCTACGTTCTTCAGTCGATCAAGATCTACCTTATGGACTAAGGGAGAGACATCCAATAACTTCATCAATGTCCTCGATGTTTATCTTGACTGCGATCGTGATTCG ATAATTTACCTTGGAACACCTGATGGGCCTACTTGTCACACAGGGGCAGAGACTTGTTACTATACATCAGTTTTGGATCAATTAAACAATGATGAG GCTTCTGGAGAGAAGCTAGCATCAACAACATTGTACTCGCTAGAATCAATCATTTCAAAGAGGAAGGAGGAATCAACAGTTCCTCAAGAAGGCAAACCGTCATGGACCCGTCGGTTATTGACCGATGATGCTCTGCTTTGCTCAAAGATCAG GGAAGAAGCAGACGAGTTATGCAGAACGCTTGAGGATAAGGAGGAAGTATCAAGAACAGCATCAGAGATGGCGGATATGTTGTACCATGCGATGGTGCTTCTGTCTAAAAGGGATGTCAAGTTTGAAGATGTACTTGAAGTTCTTAGGAAACGCTTCTCTCAGTCTGGGATCGAGGAGAAGCAAAGCCGTTCAAAGTGA
- the LOC106365613 gene encoding histidine biosynthesis bifunctional protein hisIE, chloroplastic isoform X3, whose amino-acid sequence MQGFANREALSTTLTSRKATFFSRSRSTLWTKGETSNNFINVLDVYLDCDRDSIIYLGTPDGPTCHTGAETCYYTSVLDQLNNDEASGEKLASTTLYSLESIISKRKEESTVPQEGKPSWTRRLLTDDALLCSKIREEADELCRTLEDKEEVSRTASEMADMLYHAMVLLSKRDVKFEDVLEVLRKRFSQSGIEEKQSRSK is encoded by the exons ATGCAAGGCTTTGCTAACCGAGAGGCTCTATCCACAACCCTCACTTCTCGTAAAGCTACGTTCTTCAGTCGATCAAGATCTACCTTATGGACTAAGGGAGAGACATCCAATAACTTCATCAATGTCCTCGATGTTTATCTTGACTGCGATCGTGATTCG ATAATTTACCTTGGAACACCTGATGGGCCTACTTGTCACACAGGGGCAGAGACTTGTTACTATACATCAGTTTTGGATCAATTAAACAATGATGAG GCTTCTGGAGAGAAGCTAGCATCAACAACATTGTACTCGCTAGAATCAATCATTTCAAAGAGGAAGGAGGAATCAACAGTTCCTCAAGAAGGCAAACCGTCATGGACCCGTCGGTTATTGACCGATGATGCTCTGCTTTGCTCAAAGATCAG GGAAGAAGCAGACGAGTTATGCAGAACGCTTGAGGATAAGGAGGAAGTATCAAGAACAGCATCAGAGATGGCGGATATGTTGTACCATGCGATGGTGCTTCTGTCTAAAAGGGATGTCAAGTTTGAAGATGTACTTGAAGTTCTTAGGAAACGCTTCTCTCAGTCTGGGATCGAGGAGAAGCAAAGCCGTTCAAAGTGA